From a region of the Malania oleifera isolate guangnan ecotype guangnan chromosome 12, ASM2987363v1, whole genome shotgun sequence genome:
- the LOC131144758 gene encoding arabinogalactan O-methyltransferase 1-like, giving the protein MKKRHLLPEQPWLLGGALAGLFAGAVLIGAFLRSTDTPLFRSTVVAAHGGAGGAVAYSSAESVELVAAILHYATSRDVPQQSFQEITVTYDVLRAHRRCNFLVFGLGRDSLMWASFNPRGTTLFLEEDPKWVQSVLKDSPTQLRAHTVRYATKLSEADALLGAYRSEPACSAAKAYLKGNARCRLALSELPDEVYDTEWDLIMIDAPRGYFPEAPGRMGAIYSAAVMARARKGSGVTHVFLHDVDRRVEKVYAEEFLCRKYLVGAVGRLWHFRIPPAASNSSDAVFC; this is encoded by the coding sequence ATGAAGAAGCGCCACCTCCTCCCGGAGCAACCGTGGCTCCTCGGCGGAGCTCTGGCAGGCCTCTTTGCCGGCGCCGTTCTCATCGGCGCCTTCCTCCGATCCACTGACACCCCCCTCTTCCGCTCAACTGTCGTAGCTGCCCACGGCGGCGCAGGAGGAGCTGTCGCCTACTCCTCCGCCGAGTCGGTCGAACTCGTCGCCGCCATCCTCCACTACGCTACCTCCCGCGACGTCCCgcagcagagcttccaggagatCACCGTCACCTACGACGTCCTCCGGGCCCATCGCCGCTGCAACTTCCTCGTCTTCGGGTTGGGCCGCGACTCCCTAATGTGGGCCTCCTTCAATCCACGTGGCACCACGCTATTCCTCGAGGAGGACCCCAAGTGGGTCCAGTCCGTACTCAAAGATTCCCCTACGCAGCTCCGAGCGCACACCGTCCGGTACGCCACCAAGCTCTCCGAAGCCGACGCACTCCTCGGCGCGTACCGCTCGGAACCGGCGTGCTCGGCGGCGAAAGCGTACCTCAAGGGGAACGCCCGGTGCAGGTTAGCGCTGAGCGAGCTGCCGGATGAGGTGTACGACACGGAATGGGACCTGATAATGATAGACGCGCCGAGAGGATACTTCCCGGAGGCGCCGGGGAGAATGGGGGCGATCTACTCGGCGGCGGTGATGGCGAGGGCGAGGAAGGGATCCGGCGTGACGCACGTGTTCCTGCACGATGTCGATCGGAGGGTGGAGAAGGTGTACGCGGAGGAGTTCTTGTGTCGGAAATACCTGGTGGGGGCCGTTGGGAGGCTGTGGCACTTCCGAATACCCCCAGCCGCCTCTAATAGCAGCGATGCTGTGTTTTGCTAG